A single genomic interval of Natator depressus isolate rNatDep1 chromosome 16, rNatDep2.hap1, whole genome shotgun sequence harbors:
- the LOC141999905 gene encoding uncharacterized protein LOC141999905: protein MARCWDLISVWREEAVQSQLRSSCRNYDTFGQISRDIMERGHDPDVLQCRVKVKELQNAYRKAREANSRSGAAPVTCRFYKELDVILTGDSTSTPSTTMDTSEPSSTRQEEEEQSGSKGAEMEEDTPASLDACSQELFSSQEEGSQLQQPVLGEGQTPEEVPNATLRSQPSMLSPAERLQRIRKRPRRSKEDMLHEVMQHSSNENQKVQEWQNSERRLRQQNEERRHKSAVLRQQSTDRLISITERQVDSVQALVAMQAEHYCIPPPLPSAALVPELFPLCPHVTSNSTSGFLPPPAASNTCSFTTEP from the exons atggcgaggtgctgggacctcatcagtgtttggagggaggaagctgtccagtcccagctgcgctccagctgtaggaattacgataccttcgggcagatatcaagggacattatggaaaggggccatgacccggacgtactgcagtgcagggttaaagtaaaggagctgcagaatgcctaccgcaaagcccgtgaagcaaacagccgctccggtgctgcccctgtgacctgccgtttctacaaagagctggatgtgatactAACGGGTGactccacctccactccgagtaccaccatggacacttcagagcccagttcaacaaggcaggaggaggaggagcaaagtgggagcaagggtgctgagatggaggaagacaccccagcatccctagatgcatgcagccaggagctgttctcaagccaggaggaaggtagccagttgcagcagccggtgcttggggaaggacaaacaccagaggaggttccca atgcaaccttgagatctcagccgtccatgttatcaccggccgaaagactccaaagaatcagaaagaggccacgtagaagcaaggaagacatgttgcatgaagtaatgcagcattcaagtaatgaaaatcaaaaagtgcaggagtggcagaaCAGTGAAAGGAGgctccgccagcagaatgaggagcgccggcacaaaagtgcggtgctccggcagcaaagcacggatcggctgataagcataacaGAGCGCCAAGTGGACTCTGTgcaggcgctcgtagccatgcaggcggagcactactgcatcccgcccccccttccctccgcagcccttgtcccagaactctttcccttgtgcccccatgtcacctccaactcaacatctgggttcttaccaccaccagctgcctccaacacctgtagcttcaccaccgagccctga